CCAGAAGGAATACGATATCCTTTTTGGCAGTGTCAACtgagaaaagataaaaaggcaaacacatgaaacaaccaTTTCAAAGACTACGTTTGTGAAGTAAACGTCATAAAGTAAAACTCTAtcgcctcccttttttttttaactgcttcaaTTGCACATGGCAAAAAACAAGCCGAAGCTTCTCCTTTACTGCACACATAGAATTTGATCAACACTCAGACTTTATTTCTCTCCCTTAGTGTAGGCGAAACAAGTCACAGTTGGAAAGCGCTCTCGCTAGTTAACATACCAAGTACTGTCGGTGATTCTGGGCTGACGTCGATAACTGCAGTCTCCAAGgaggactgaagctgctgctggacagtGGGAAGGTCAGTGAATTCAGACACAGCCATAGCGTGATTGGGATCATGAGCTATCTTCTGCAGTTCTCTCATTTCAGAGCTCCTGGTTCCAATTGCAAAGGTCAAGACGCCCAGATGTTTGAGAGCAGAGGCTGGGGCATCGACACTGTCAAAAGACCTTCCCCCACTTAGCAGAATTAGCACCTGTGGAACTCCATCCAGGCGCCTGCTTCCAGCAGAGGCCGTGAAGACATTATCTCTCAAGTACTGGAGAGCTGCTCCAGTGTTGAGGGGTCGCCCGCCTTTGTGCCTCAAGCCTCTGACGGTGTCAAGGACCTCGCcctttgttgtgtatgtgttcagataGAACTGGACGGCTGGATCTCTGCTGTACTGAACCACTGAGACTCGGTCTTTGTTGTCATCCACACTGAGTGTCTCTACTACTCTTTGCACAAAGTCTTTCATAGCTGGGAATCCTGTTCTAGTACTCTCAGATCCATCCAACAAGAACACAACATCCCTCCCAGCTGGTTTTTTCTCCACTAAGAAACATAAGATTTCAGACATGATTAGATTCTCATCTTGAacttttaactgtgtcaaaGTATGACGGTAAATGTTTATCCCAAGGGTCATACGACCCTTCTATAGTTAAGctggtaaaaaatatttttgtcaagGTGCTACTGgttgatttgaatgttgttaaaaacattGTAGATGTTAGATGGGATTGGCACTAGCAACCCCGCAACCCTCGTGTGGATGATAAAGAGGGAGACAATGGGTGATGGATTGCAATTATCTTCACTTTACATCTTTGCATAAATAAGTCACTTTCTTACCAGTTACTGTTGGTGTCATGGCCGTGGCCCTTACTAGCACTGTGCTCATTACAGAGGAGAGCTGTTCTTGGACACTGGGGAGGTCGGTGAACTCAGACACTTTTAGAGCAACACTAGGGTCATATGATATCTTCTGCAGCTCCCCGACATCAGAGCCCCTTGCGCCAATGCCAATCACAAAGATGCCCTGCTTTTTAAGAGCAGAGGCTGGGGCCTCAACACTGTCAAAAGACCTTCCGCCATTGAGTAGGATCAACATCTGTGGGACACCTTGCAGCCGTCTACTCCCAGAGGAGCTTGTAAAGACATTGTCCCTGGCGTACTGGAGGGCTGCCCCAGTGTTAAGGGGGctacctcctctgtgtctcagcccCCTGACTGAATCCACAATATCCTCTTTTGTGGTGTATGTGTTCAGATGGAAATGGGCCTCTGCATCACTGCTGTACTGGACCACAGACACACGGTCTCTGTTTGCGCCCACTTTCAGTTTC
This genomic interval from Solea solea chromosome 2, fSolSol10.1, whole genome shotgun sequence contains the following:
- the LOC131477638 gene encoding collagen alpha-3(VI) chain-like is translated as MLDFVEKVVEKLKVGANRDRVSVVQYSSDAEAHFHLNTYTTKEDIVDSVRGLRHRGGSPLNTGAALQYARDNVFTSSSGSRRLQGVPQMLILLNGGRSFDSVEAPASALKKQGIFVIGIGARGSDVGELQKISYDPSVALKVSEFTDLPSVQEQLSSVMSTVLVRATAMTPTVTGKKVTYLCKDVK